The Lepus europaeus isolate LE1 unplaced genomic scaffold, mLepTim1.pri SCAFFOLD_105, whole genome shotgun sequence DNA segment ATCCGCTGCCTCTCTGGGAGACTGGGCGCCAGCCCCACCACCAGCTCCCGAGCTGGACAGGGCCTGCACCCGTCCATGACGGCCCCCCAGGGGGCGGCCCCAGGGCCAGCGTCGTCACCGTCACCCGGAAACCGAGGCTCGGAGGAGGGAAGCCACTCGCTCACCGAGGTGGCCCGGTCTGGAAGAGGCCGGGCCAGGACCCTGAAGCCGGCGGCCTGCCCGGGGGCCCCTCATGCCCACAGCTGTCTGCAGGCCGGGCAGGGGACCCCCGGCTGGCCCGAGGTTGCAGAAGGCACAGCTGCAGAGGGTTCGCTTCTGGCCCGGCCTCGAAGCCGTGGGCGACTTCTCCTctcctgcaggggagggggcgctggCTCACCCCCGGGCCCCTTGGATTAAAGCAATCATGGGAGCAGCGCAGAGGCCGCACTCCCGGGGTCCCAGAGGAGTCTGGGCTCAACATTTAACAACAAGATTACTCACTAAAACCCAGTTTGCCTTCAAAAGCAGAGGACctggggggccggcgcctgcagtgccagcatcccatatggccaccagttcgagtcccggctgctccacttccgatccagctctctgctgtggcctgggagagcagtggacgatggcccaagtcctgcacccacgtgggagacccggaagaagctcccagctctggatcggcccagctctggctgttgtggccatctggggagtgaaccagcaggtggaagacctctctctctgcctttcaaataaataaatcttaaaaacaaaaaaacaccaaaggACCTGGCACCTCGAGCCGGGTCCCTGCCCACCTGCACCTGGATACTGCCACGCTGGGAAGCCGCAGCCCAGCCCCAAAAAGCGAGGCCACGGACACTGGTGGGGTGGACGCTGCAACACCGGGGTCCCTTTACAGATGGCCTGGTGGAACCCGGAGCCGGGGACAGCGGCAGGACAGCCCTGGACACCCCCAGGACCAAGAGGAGGGTGCCTGCTCCAGGGGCCACGTTGCCTGGCCTGTGCCAGGCTGGATCTGAAGCCCAGCCGGCCCCCGAGAGCCCCCACCCCGCCATGGAGCAGTGGCCCCCGCTGTTTGTCACGGGTGTGGTGCTGCCCCTGGCCCCCGCGCACCAGCCCAGGCACCAGCATCACCTCCACCCTGGCCAGGCCCCGAGGGTGGCTGTGCTCCCACCCCAAggggctgcaggcctggggccGGCTGGGCCAGGTACTGGGGGCCCCTGCCACGCCCGTGCCAGACCTGGgtggagccctgggctcctggcttaggcctggcccagccactgccgGAGGCGTCTGGGGGGTTAAGGCAGCAGACGGGAGACTTCTGTGCCGCCTGCCGTTTGTACAAACGAACGAAGTAAAAAGCTCGCGGGACGGGCGCCGTGGTGCCCTGGGTGGACAGCATCCCACGAACAGCCCTGGCCCAAGTCCCGGCCACCccactccctgctcatgtgcccgggaaggcagcagggctGACCCACACGCCCCTCCGCTCCCGTGGGGGCCCGGgtgggattccagcatcctggccccgccccggccccggggcCGTCTAGGGGAGCGGCCCAACAGTGGGGCAcggtctctgtccctctttcaaaTTCATTCGCTGATTTGTAAAAGCTGGGCATCGCAGCCCACTCTGGCCTTGGCATCCTGGCAACTGACGAGCCCCTGCCCCAGAGCCGCCCCCCCACCAGAGTTCTGGAAAGGCGCACACGGCCGGGAGAACGGGGCGGACCCGTCTTTATTGCTGCGGGCCACCGGCTTCCCAAAGCTCCCCCCGTTCGTGGCCCGCGCTGCGGCAGGCGGGCGTGGGCCCCTGGCGGCCGGGCCAGGTCTGATGGTGCCGCGGGCTGGGGGCCACAGTCCTATCCGCTGCTGGCTTCCCTGGGTCCAGGAACAGGTGCCCCCTGCTCCCTGTCCCCGCCTGGCAGAGCCGCCAACACCCGTGACCACGGCTGACCCGAGCCGTGGGCCGGGCTCCAGAGCGAGGGGGAAATGCCACCGTggcctgtgcccatgtggggcaCCCTCAGGGGGTGCAGAGCTGGCCACGGCCTCCCGAGGGAGGCTCCTCCCAccgggcaggggccccaggcccaggtggtGCCAACTACGCGGCCCGAGCAGCACCTGGGCCTGCCCTCGGTCCATCCGGGGCCTGCCCGGCCGCAGAGGACAGGAGGCCTGGCAAGCTGGGCGGACGGAGGTGGCCTGGGTGCAGCCCGGGGCACTGTATCCGGGGTGGCCCGGCTGGCAGCTCAGGCGTCCAGGCCCCGGGCGGCCGCCGCAGCCTCTGTCCGTCTACCCAAGCTGAGCACGCACAGGTgctgtccctgccccaccccccacgccAGCACTCCCTGTCCTGGTGGACACAGAGGTCCCGTGGTCCAGCGGCCCCCGGGGCAGAGTTGGCGAGGTATCCGCGGCTGACTCCCGTCCGGTCCTGGGCGGAGGCTGGCCCGGGCTGTGGGCGGTGCGGACCCAGTCATTCAGGCGGAAGCGCCGACGGCCACAGGGTGCACAGGGCCTGGTGGGGGGGCCCCCGGCCGGGCCTGCTTCCGCGGCGTCCGTCCAGCATCTCCGCTTTGACATCAGGGATGTGCTGACCTCTCGCCGGCCGGCCCGGTCCCCTGCGGCCCCTGGGAGGTGGGGAACCTGGCTGACCGCTcctctggccacaacagctggggggggggggggcgccgtcCGGCAGGATGCTGGTGGTCTGGCGGGCAGTGGTTGCCGGATGGGCCGAGTCGCTGGTGGAACCCTCAGGTGGGGCAGCGGCGGGAGACGGGCAGGCGGGGCGCGGCCTGCGTCCCTTGGGGGCGCTGCTGTCCCTCAGACATCTCCCGTGCGGCGTGGGGGCGCCCTCAGCGTGGTCTGCAGGGTGAGAGGTGGCGGGCAGCTCGGGGCAGGCTTCCTGGTGTCCCTGGGGCCGTCGGGGGAGCCGGAGGTGGGCAGGACAGGGCGCTCGCCCACTGCTTGTATCTGGCAGCAACAAGGGGGGACTACTGAGCTGGGGACCCTGAGTCCCCCTGCAGGTGCCCCCAACCCCAAGGCCGCCGGTTGCCATCACTTGGGCAGGGCGCCCTGGGGTCAGCAGGACGCGAGCTGAGCACACAGCCACAGGTCAGGGTCGGGCTACGCAGAAGTTTCTAGAAATGGGCCTGATGCACCCATCACGACACGGCTGGGCCCCGCTATGGGAGACTGGGGGCAGGGTCTCGGGCATACACCCGCGGCTCTGGGAACCACACCCAAGGGGCCAGGGTTCCAAGCTGCTTCCCCCGGTGCCTGCCGGGGCGCCACCCTCGCtcagtgcagggccccagggaccgCGTGCCAGGCACAGGACACCCAGGGCcagggggctgggtggggacCCAGGTGGCGAGGAGGCTGGCACAGGCCCCGGCAGCCCGAGGCCCAGGGACAGGGCGAAGGCGGCCCCTCCTGCTGTGCCCGGGAGGCTTGAGCCGGGCAGGGCAAAGCCCCTGGGGAAGGCGAGCGCGGCCCCTCCCAACTGTCCCCAGACAGGAGGCCCGGTTGCCACGACGACGGGCCGGGCCGCCCAGAGGTGGCTACGGGGtggagcccagggctcccagctccccagcGCCTGTTGGCCGTCCCCGCCCTCCCGCAcccccaggggcaggggtgcCAGTCCccgtgcactgtgtgtgtgccgGGTTGAGAGGCGCCGGCCCAGCCAAGCTCACGCTAAGCCCCAGGACCCCAGCCGTGTCCTCCCACCATTGCAGCGTCGGGGGACCACGGGGGGCTCCTGAGGGCTCAGGGAGAGTGGACGCCCTGGGACACGTGCCCCGAGCGGGCGTGTGGCCTGGGCGAGGGCAGCTGTCACTCACCACTTGAGGAAGACCATGGCGGCCAGCACGGCGTAGCCCAGCACCAGGAAGAGGACCCTGAGCAGGCGGTCGCTCTTGTCCTCCAGCTCCTTGGCCAGGATCTCCAGGAAGGTGACGAAGAGGAAGGTGCCGCCCGCCAGGCCCTGCAGCAGCACGGACACCACGCTGCCCGCCAGGCCGCGGGCGCTCTCGATGCCCAGGCCCGCGCCGACGCCCAGCGGGATCATGGCGCTCACCGTGACCGCCAGCTTGGCCGCGTGCCGCAGCGGCACAGCGCTCCGGGCCATGCTGACGCCCAGCGCCACGGCCACCAGCGTCTCGTGGACGGCCACGCCCACGAACAGGCTGACCACGCGCTCGGCCTCCTCCTGCAGGCCCAGCGCCAGGCCCTCGAAGACCGAGTGCGCCGACAGCGCCGACACCAGGCTGAGCAGGCGCAGGGGGCCGGCGCCCAGCAGCTCCTGTGCGCGCAGGCGGGGGCCGTGGGCGTGGCCCCGCGCGCCCCCCATGAAGGGGCTCTCGTACTCGGAGTCGCTGCCCGCGTCCGAGCCCGCGTTGAAGGTCTCCAGGTCGATGAAGGGCGGCTTCTCCTTGCGGAAGGTCAGCACCAGCTGCTCCAAGAGCAGGGTCAGGAAGAAGCCCAGCAGCATGGTGGTCTCGGCCAGCGGGTAGTCGGTGCTCACGTGGGCCAGGCTCAGCACCCgctgcagctgggggagggggggcgtcAGAGCGGGGCACGGGACCCCCGTCCACACGGGCGACAGTGGTCAGGGCGCCTGGGCTCCGGCCCCACCCCCGACGCCACTCCCCGCCAATGCACACCCGGGGGGCAGCAGCGAGGCCcgggtgctgggacccctgccacccagtggggaGACCCGAGGGAGCCCGCAGCTCTGgccgggcctggcccagcacagtaGGGACTCTGTCTTGTTGCCCCTccgatacaaaaagaaaataggaaaaggtGGGTGGGGTGCACCCTGGGGGGTCACACAACCCCAGAAACCTGTGCCAGGAGAACGGGCAGGTCTCCGAACCGTCCCCTACACGGCCAAACCTGTGAGGACCAGCAGGGGTGGGCtgcgccccaggccccgcccccgcactGGATCAGCAGGGGTGGGCtgcgccccaggccccgcccccgcactGGACCAGCAGGGGTGGGCtgcgccccaggccccgcccccgcactGGACCAGCAGGGGTGGGCTGCGCCCAGGGCAGGCTGAAGGGCGCCTCCCCCACCTCGGCGcggaagccccgcccccagcacctcgAAAGCTGAAGGACTGGGAGCTGTGGTCGCCGCACAGGTGACGCGGTCACCAGGGAGTCTTGCAGCGTGGCCGCCAGGCGGGTTCCTTGGCACGGAAGAGTGGACAAGGCGGGAGGGCAGGAGCAGCCAGCAAGGCGGGCTCACTCTCACGCCCGCACACCCCTCCCTCGGGCTCAGCGCCCGTGCCAcacgcgggggcggggccgggcacgGGCACTCGGCGCAGGGATCGCGccagggatgccggcatcccacactggagcgccgggttcgagtcccggccactccatttCGGACCCGGCCCTCTGcgagtgcattctgggaggcggtggtgaggCCCGAGTgccggggccctgcacccacgcgggaggcccggatggagctcctggctcctggttttggcctggcacagccctggctgctgtgggcacggcgggggtgagccagtggatcaaAGGCCTCCCCCCGTCTCGCCTTTCAGTGAAATGAAACCCAGCTCTGTCTCGCGTGCCCAGTGCGTGGTCACCAGTTCCCCACCAGGGCAGCGGGCTCCCTGGGCGTGGCCAGAGgcggctgccccgccccctccctgcggCTGCGTGGTGCAGGGCACCGCCCCCTCCCTCGGAACTGTCCGGCTCTGGCGGCTCTAAAGCCGCCCACTGAGCCCTGAGAAGGCGCGACCCCCATCTCTGAAGGCCCCAGCCCCGCGGGGAGGCAGAAAGCTGGGGGCTATCGGCCTGGGTCTCACCGGACGCCCTGCAGGCCGGGGTCCTCCTGGAGAGAGCCCGCCGGATGGGCACCTCCGGAGAGGCACAGGTGGCCAGCCCCGGGCAGGCCCTCCCATGGCTGCTCTCCGGgaagggcggggctgggctggagggccctccctgcccgccactgccctgtccccagcaccctctgccccctctcacgccacacgtgtgcacacacagggacacacgtgcacacacaggggaACACACAAGTGCCACACAGGCAGGGGCGGCTTCAAGCTTCAACGCCGCAGCCCTGCCCCCCAGAGCACACAGGGCGCCACCTGGGGACCAGTCTGACAGCTGATCGTCCCTGGGGTGGGGCCGTCCTGGGcgctccctggcccctccctgtccgAGCCATGACAACCACAGATGTCCCCGGACGTCGACCagtgcccccagcccaccccgaCCTGTGTGGCTGCGCCACCATGGAGAAGCCACCCAGCCGGTTCGCTGCACAGCAGCCACTCCCGAGGGACCACACCACCAATCAGGTGACAAGAGGGACCCTGgggagctgggcaaggctgaggtTTTACCTCCCACAGCAGCTGTGTTCGTTCCCCAGGCCTCGCGGGGACGACACGGGGATGACACACGCGTGGCCCCAGGCTCCCGAGTACAAGTCCATGcctgagcaccggttcgagtccaggctgctccacttcccatccagctccctgctgtggcctgggagagcagtggaggatgggccaagtccttgggtccctgcacccacgtgggagacctggatggagctccaggctcctggcttcggatcagcctggctctggccattgcggccatctggggagtgacccagcggatggaagggcCCCCCTCGccccctatctgtaactctgtatctcaaataaataataccttttttaaaaaatcagaagtgtttcagattaagaaaaaaaaaaaagaagaagaagaagaatggctggcgctgtggctcaacaggctaatcctccgccttgtggcgccggcacaccgggttctagtcccggtcggggcgccggattctgtcccggttgcccctcttccaggccagctctctgctgtgtcccaggagggcagtggaagatggcccaagtgcttgggccctgcatcccacgggagaccaggagaagcacctggctcctggcttcagaacagcgcggtgcgccggccgcagcggccattggagggtgaaccaacagcaaaaggaagacctctctctctgtctctctctctcactgtccactttgcctgtcaaaaagtaaaaaaaaaaaaaaaaaaaagaaagaaagaaaaagaacgcACGCTgagcctggccctgcaggctgaCATCTCCCCCGCGGCCAGCAGAGCCGCCTCCCAGCAGCCGTGCGTGCagggtcctggggccctgcctgcTGTGGGCGGGGGACGGCTCACAGGTGGGGGGGCTGTCATCACACAGTGTGGCCGTTTGCTTCtcgaggtgggggctggggagtgcCAGGCCCACCTTGTGGTTCCTTCGGGATGAACGCCAGGGCCCCAGCGCCAGGCGCACACGGCCCCCAGCGCTGCTGGGCACAGGCTGGGAGGGGGGCccagcgggggagggggtggggagcagggcccccaGGCTCCGGGCAGGACGGGCGGGAGGTGGCGCTGTCTCTGCCCATCACCATCTGCTGCCCCGGGCCCAGGACAGGAAGCAGGCATGGCCGGGGGCTGCCCGGCTGCGGCCCACAGCGAGgtcggggtggggcgggggaggggcagcggaCAGGAGCCAGGACGGCCCCGCCAGGCACGGGCACCGCAGGGACACAGCAGCGGCGCCTCTGCCCAGAACGGAGCTGTCGGGTGCACGCGCGGGGGAGCTGGCCCCGGCTCCCGGCCACGCGGGACGCTGAGCGCAGACCCCAGCCCGGGAGACCCCTTGACAGCGACCCACAGACATggcaagccccgcccccgccgtgaTGGGGGCTGGAGGAGCCAAGGGGAGGCCTGGCTCGCCCACTCGGCCCCGAGCCCGGGGCCCTCACCTTGTCCCGCACGGCCGGCAGCAGGGCGTTGAAGCAGGTGGCCAGGAAGACGCCGCCGCCGAAGCTGTTGCACAGCGCCAGCACCTTCCGCGGGCGCTGCGCCTTGCCCGCGTCGGCCTCCAGGAAGCGCACGGGCAGCAGCGCGCCCAGCAGCATGAACACGAACACGCCCGCCGTGCACAGCAGCTTGGCCACCAGCAGCTTCGTCATGGCGCCGGCGGGGCCCAGCCGTCCGCAGCGGCGGGAACGCCGGCCCGGTCTGTGCCGGCGGCGGCGAGGGGCGCCCACGACGCCCTAGGGAGCCGCGAGCCAGCTGACACCTAAGGG contains these protein-coding regions:
- the SLC39A3 gene encoding zinc transporter ZIP3 isoform X3; this encodes MTKLLVAKLLCTAGVFVFMLLGALLPVRFLEADAGKAQRPRKVLALCNSFGGGVFLATCFNALLPAVRDKLQRVLSLAHVSTDYPLAETTMLLGFFLTLLLEQLVLTFRKEKPPFIDLETFNAGSDAGSDSEYESPFMGGARGHAHGPRLRAQELLGAGPLRLLSLVSALSAHSVFEGLALGLQEEAERVVSLFVGVAVHETLVAVALGVSMARSAVPLRHAAKLAVTVSAMIPLGVGAGLGIESARGLAGSVVSVLLQGLAGGTFLFVTFLEILAKELEDKSDRLLRVLFLVLGYAVLAAMVFLK
- the SLC39A3 gene encoding zinc transporter ZIP3 isoform X1 — encoded protein: MTKLLVAKLLCTAGVFVFMLLGALLPVRFLEADAGKAQRPRKVLALCNSFGGGVFLATCFNALLPAVRDKLQRVLSLAHVSTDYPLAETTMLLGFFLTLLLEQLVLTFRKEKPPFIDLETFNAGSDAGSDSEYESPFMGGARGHAHGPRLRAQELLGAGPLRLLSLVSALSAHSVFEGLALGLQEEAERVVSLFVGVAVHETLVAVALGVSMARSAVPLRHAAKLAVTVSAMIPLGVGAGLGIESARGLAGSVVSVLLQGLAGGTFLFVTFLEILAKELEDKSDRLLRVLFLVLGYAVLAAMVFLKW